Proteins encoded in a region of the Cytobacillus pseudoceanisediminis genome:
- a CDS encoding branched-chain amino acid ABC transporter permease has product MLLFLLLFPFVNDSRSTLILLAQIFIFAIFAMSFDILLGYTGIVSFGHCMFFGIGAYSTALIFNKLDATLPNFLIGLVIGILLSALVSYIIGLLSLRLKSHFYAMLTLAVSQLFLVLAEKWRGLTHGGDGFTFSVPDVFKDRTSFYYITLFSVAAVFILLKLFTESSTGKVLKAISQNEYRAEALGYKSLHYKLIASVTAGVAASFSGALYAVSLRFINTNVFSIEVTLDALLMTMIGGLGTLAGAIAGAGIIEFLRHYLSELAMTYPIFERWTIILGFLYIVVLLGFPSGLAGVMKKFTLKKRRKEKKKREMERAA; this is encoded by the coding sequence ATTCTGCTATTCCTGCTTCTGTTTCCCTTTGTTAATGACTCCCGAAGCACACTGATTTTACTTGCACAAATCTTCATTTTTGCCATATTTGCGATGAGCTTTGATATTCTTTTAGGTTATACCGGCATTGTTTCCTTTGGTCATTGCATGTTCTTTGGGATCGGCGCGTACAGCACGGCTCTCATTTTTAATAAGCTGGATGCAACTCTGCCCAACTTTTTAATAGGATTGGTGATAGGCATCCTTCTGTCCGCTTTGGTTAGCTATATCATCGGGTTGTTATCCCTAAGGCTCAAAAGCCACTTTTATGCGATGCTGACACTGGCTGTATCACAGCTGTTTCTTGTACTGGCAGAGAAGTGGAGGGGACTGACACATGGCGGTGACGGATTTACATTCAGTGTCCCAGATGTATTCAAAGACCGTACTTCCTTCTATTATATTACGCTCTTCAGTGTGGCTGCCGTTTTTATCCTGCTGAAGCTCTTTACGGAATCATCCACAGGCAAGGTATTAAAAGCCATATCCCAGAATGAATATCGTGCAGAGGCATTAGGGTATAAATCGCTTCATTATAAATTGATTGCCAGTGTAACGGCCGGAGTGGCAGCTTCCTTCAGCGGGGCTCTGTATGCTGTATCGTTAAGGTTCATCAATACCAATGTCTTTTCCATTGAAGTCACGCTGGATGCCCTCCTGATGACAATGATCGGAGGACTTGGAACCCTGGCTGGTGCCATTGCAGGAGCGGGGATTATCGAATTCTTAAGACATTATCTTTCAGAGCTTGCAATGACTTACCCCATCTTTGAACGATGGACGATTATCCTTGGGTTCTTATATATAGTGGTGCTCCTTGGGTTCCCTTCCGGCTTGGCAGGAGTTATGAAAAAATTCACATTGAAAAAGAGGAGGAAAGAGAAGAAGAAAAGGGAAATGGAGAGAGCTGCTTAG
- a CDS encoding biotin transporter BioY: MKALSTQDLVLCGLFAALMAIGANLSPFLMIGSVPITFQLLFAILAGAVLGSRKGTLAMLVYMFVGLIGAPVFAQFKGGPVQLLSPTFGFVLSFVAVAYVSGKLVGDSQIIKQKHYFTAGFLSILCNYIIGTNWMYLALILWAEAPKGFSYSMAWGWMLAYLPLDLAVTAFSFLLVPKLKHALRRTHNLKTDM; this comes from the coding sequence ATGAAAGCTTTAAGCACTCAAGATTTAGTTCTTTGTGGCCTTTTTGCAGCTCTAATGGCAATTGGCGCAAATCTATCCCCTTTTTTAATGATAGGGAGTGTTCCGATTACTTTCCAGCTTCTCTTTGCTATTTTGGCCGGGGCGGTATTAGGGAGCAGAAAAGGGACACTGGCAATGCTTGTCTATATGTTTGTTGGTTTAATAGGGGCACCTGTTTTTGCGCAGTTTAAAGGGGGACCTGTCCAGTTATTAAGCCCTACTTTCGGTTTCGTGCTGTCTTTTGTGGCTGTTGCTTATGTTTCTGGAAAATTAGTGGGGGATTCTCAAATTATTAAACAAAAGCACTATTTTACTGCAGGATTTTTAAGCATATTATGCAATTACATAATTGGAACCAACTGGATGTACTTAGCTCTTATTCTTTGGGCAGAAGCACCAAAGGGGTTTAGCTATAGTATGGCCTGGGGCTGGATGCTGGCCTATTTGCCGCTTGACTTGGCGGTTACGGCTTTTTCATTTCTCCTGGTCCCAAAACTGAAACACGCACTTAGAAGAACCCATAATCTTAAAACCGATATGTGA
- the bioD gene encoding dethiobiotin synthase, whose translation MTGTDTDAGKTTAAALLIAFLTKRGTQVAAYKPVQSGAEIINGKLSAPDVEFYKLANPELTASYTYLFKKPCSPHLAAREEGKEIDVNKIIEHYEQLSEDNDFVLMEGAGGVIVPLRDDGYNMLNLMKDLDVPVVIVARTGVGTINHTTLTAERLIQEGVDVKGIIMNQMSIGDTKIEQDNIQMIELMTKLPVIGMIPYLENPSSAVGDSEFLENIFSKLGNIMEEDRNE comes from the coding sequence ATAACAGGTACAGATACAGATGCAGGAAAAACGACCGCTGCCGCTCTCCTAATAGCATTTTTAACAAAGAGAGGTACCCAGGTCGCGGCATATAAGCCTGTGCAAAGTGGAGCTGAAATCATTAATGGCAAGCTTTCAGCACCTGATGTGGAATTTTATAAACTGGCCAATCCGGAATTAACAGCTTCCTATACATATTTATTTAAAAAACCATGTTCCCCGCATCTGGCAGCAAGGGAAGAAGGAAAAGAAATAGATGTCAATAAGATAATTGAACATTATGAGCAGCTGTCAGAGGACAATGATTTTGTATTAATGGAAGGTGCTGGAGGAGTTATCGTTCCTTTAAGGGATGATGGATATAACATGCTTAATTTAATGAAAGATCTGGATGTTCCTGTTGTTATTGTAGCAAGGACAGGGGTAGGCACAATCAACCACACAACTCTTACAGCTGAGAGATTAATACAGGAGGGTGTGGATGTAAAGGGGATTATTATGAATCAGATGTCCATCGGAGATACAAAGATTGAGCAGGACAACATACAGATGATTGAACTTATGACAAAGCTGCCTGTAATTGGCATGATACCATATTTAGAAAATCCATCATCCGCAGTTGGTGATTCGGAATTCCTTGAGAACATATTTTCAAAGCTGGGCAATATAATGGAGGAGGACAGAAATGAGTGA
- a CDS encoding RrF2 family transcriptional regulator, which yields MQYSIGVEYALHCLVYLIDNEEDSSIGIKELSTFQGISETYLSKIFSKLSKNGIVSSVPGVKGGYKLAKSPEEISFWDVIEAVEGPKPIFQCKNIKDNGYLYRDNTCSSAPSSCTINLVMLSAEEKMRDFLRSKTLSWLNEELDRVLPNQIREDTRKYFSKSSL from the coding sequence ATGCAGTATAGTATTGGGGTTGAATACGCACTTCACTGCCTTGTATATTTAATTGATAATGAAGAGGATTCTTCCATTGGAATAAAGGAACTCTCCACTTTCCAAGGGATTTCCGAAACATATCTTTCAAAGATTTTCAGTAAATTATCAAAAAACGGTATAGTCAGTTCAGTTCCTGGAGTTAAGGGTGGCTATAAACTCGCTAAATCTCCAGAAGAAATATCTTTTTGGGATGTAATTGAAGCAGTGGAAGGTCCCAAGCCGATTTTTCAATGCAAAAACATTAAAGATAATGGTTATTTGTATAGAGATAATACCTGCTCTTCGGCTCCCTCCTCTTGTACCATCAATTTAGTTATGCTCTCAGCCGAAGAAAAAATGCGTGATTTCCTACGCAGTAAAACACTTTCGTGGTTAAATGAAGAGCTTGATCGTGTCTTGCCAAATCAAATACGTGAAGATACCCGGAAATATTTCTCCAAGAGCAGCCTATAA
- a CDS encoding carboxymuconolactone decarboxylase family protein → MEQRIDYYNLAPEAMKIMMEMEKYTKTTGLDRKLRELIKIRASQINGCAYCINMHTADARKMGETEQRLYCISAWRECTFYSEAEKAALELTEHITLIPAKRVPDELYQRVREHYDEKQYIDLVLIINQINSWNRISIAMGNVATEK, encoded by the coding sequence TTGGAACAACGAATTGATTATTACAATTTAGCACCCGAGGCAATGAAAATAATGATGGAAATGGAGAAGTATACGAAAACGACAGGTTTAGACCGTAAACTTCGTGAACTTATAAAAATTAGGGCTTCTCAAATAAATGGCTGTGCCTATTGCATTAACATGCATACAGCTGATGCGAGAAAAATGGGAGAAACAGAACAGCGTTTATATTGCATCAGTGCATGGAGAGAGTGCACATTTTACTCCGAAGCAGAAAAAGCAGCTCTTGAATTAACAGAGCACATAACTTTAATCCCGGCGAAACGTGTGCCAGATGAGCTTTATCAGCGGGTACGTGAACATTATGATGAGAAGCAATATATTGACCTTGTTTTAATCATCAATCAAATCAACAGCTGGAATAGAATTTCAATTGCAATGGGGAATGTCGCAACTGAAAAATAA
- a CDS encoding organic hydroperoxide resistance protein, giving the protein MMKIEKKLYTATVNVQGGRDGKAVSDDNNLNVDLRYPKELGGDGAGTNPEQLFAAGFAACFQGAMGTVLRKKNIKTDGINIASQVTLGKDANDGYVLAITMDITVKGVETSVAEEVVAEAHKVCPYAKATQGNIEVISNVVG; this is encoded by the coding sequence ATGATGAAAATAGAAAAGAAATTGTACACGGCTACTGTAAATGTCCAAGGCGGAAGAGATGGGAAAGCCGTATCTGACGATAACAATCTGAATGTAGACTTGAGATATCCAAAGGAATTAGGCGGGGACGGAGCTGGAACTAATCCGGAGCAGCTGTTCGCTGCAGGGTTTGCCGCATGTTTCCAGGGAGCGATGGGCACTGTCCTTAGGAAAAAGAACATTAAAACAGATGGTATAAATATTGCTTCACAAGTTACGCTTGGCAAGGATGCGAACGATGGCTATGTGCTGGCCATTACAATGGATATCACTGTAAAGGGCGTAGAAACCAGCGTGGCAGAAGAAGTCGTTGCGGAAGCTCATAAGGTTTGTCCTTATGCCAAAGCAACTCAAGGTAATATCGAAGTAATATCCAACGTTGTTGGTTAA
- a CDS encoding GerAB/ArcD/ProY family transporter, with the protein MNVKVEKQFQISAFFTFFLVHSSQTGIGILNFQSQVIKDAEQDAWISLIITWVTTQIILYMIFKLLGGETNDLVAVHQYCFGKALGSIMSIMALVYFWLASLTVLRAYIEVIQIWVYPTIKTWQLCFIFGLTFYYIISSGFRSLTGFSFWGVILPSFLFFLIYFPLKHTNYIYLLPAFSHSLKELFLSSKEYALLFLGFEWILMYYPFIRSSNNKDISKWAYLGNTYTFIVYLVITLISFLYFNQDVLKHLPWPTLMMVKIVQFSFLERFEYVFIFIWLLVIISPICISLWACTRIVKRTFSIPPKATLLFLLIAEMIASVYLQEFKSIDYLVQFTSNAGIGFVYVYLPLLLIIKWIKSHFMKNKLNKI; encoded by the coding sequence GTGAACGTAAAAGTAGAAAAACAATTTCAGATTTCAGCTTTTTTCACATTTTTTCTCGTTCACTCTTCACAAACCGGAATTGGCATCCTGAATTTTCAAAGCCAGGTGATCAAAGATGCTGAACAGGATGCGTGGATTTCTTTAATTATTACTTGGGTCACAACCCAAATCATACTCTACATGATCTTTAAGCTGCTAGGCGGGGAAACCAATGATTTAGTAGCTGTTCATCAGTATTGCTTTGGAAAAGCACTTGGCAGCATTATGTCTATCATGGCATTGGTCTATTTCTGGCTGGCTTCTTTGACGGTCCTTCGTGCTTATATTGAGGTCATCCAAATTTGGGTGTATCCTACCATAAAAACATGGCAGCTATGTTTCATTTTCGGACTGACATTTTATTATATTATCTCAAGCGGCTTCCGAAGTCTTACCGGCTTTAGTTTCTGGGGAGTGATTTTGCCTTCTTTTCTGTTCTTTTTAATCTATTTCCCATTAAAGCACACGAATTATATTTATCTGCTCCCAGCCTTCAGTCATTCCCTCAAAGAGCTATTTTTATCTTCTAAAGAGTATGCTCTGCTTTTTCTTGGCTTCGAGTGGATACTGATGTATTATCCCTTCATTAGGAGTTCGAATAACAAGGATATTTCTAAATGGGCCTATCTTGGCAATACATATACTTTCATTGTGTACCTGGTTATCACTTTAATATCATTCTTATACTTTAATCAGGATGTATTGAAGCATTTACCCTGGCCCACTCTGATGATGGTTAAGATCGTTCAATTCTCTTTTCTGGAAAGGTTTGAATATGTATTTATCTTTATTTGGCTGTTAGTGATTATATCCCCTATATGTATTTCTTTGTGGGCATGTACAAGAATCGTAAAAAGGACCTTTTCAATTCCACCTAAAGCGACTTTACTATTCCTGCTTATTGCTGAAATGATAGCTTCTGTATACCTTCAGGAATTTAAGAGTATTGATTATCTTGTCCAGTTTACTTCTAACGCGGGAATTGGTTTTGTATACGTGTATCTACCGCTCCTTCTTATTATAAAATGGATTAAGAGCCATTTTATGAAAAATAAGTTAAACAAAATCTAA
- a CDS encoding Ger(x)C family spore germination protein — translation MTNNTFFKMGIVVLTLILTGCVPHNIINEVSLMHNLGYDKEDEMLKASVVYPNYAESDNPALITAAAKNPSSLQEELSHKSQFPFEIGQVRLMIFGDQLSREGLAPILDTICKDPKIGIIRIVITDGTPELLLSKTMKESPLFLMDLIEKSIENEGIPESDLHVMYDQFFGTGIDMSFPNLTVDSKDRIKVEGMGIFKDDKLALRISEEETFLLKLMTDTNKRGVYSFNLDMNGHKANIGVRTINGKHKIRITRENLRDQVNVSLNLDVELDALPEWINPEKEKDLKLFKNSLQKSISNEAESLLKKFQTNGVDPLGIGRRYKANHRNYSELSFYDRIYPSMTCDVTTKITVRQTGVGK, via the coding sequence ATGACGAATAACACATTTTTTAAAATGGGTATTGTTGTTCTAACTCTAATCCTGACTGGATGTGTGCCCCACAATATTATTAATGAAGTCTCTCTGATGCATAATCTAGGATATGACAAAGAAGATGAGATGCTAAAGGCAAGTGTTGTTTATCCAAATTATGCCGAGAGTGATAATCCTGCTTTAATCACAGCTGCTGCCAAAAATCCATCCAGCCTGCAGGAAGAGCTTAGCCATAAATCTCAATTCCCCTTTGAAATCGGTCAGGTGAGGCTCATGATATTTGGGGATCAACTAAGCAGAGAGGGTTTGGCACCTATATTAGACACCATCTGCAAGGATCCAAAAATCGGCATAATAAGGATTGTCATTACAGATGGAACTCCAGAGCTTCTGCTTAGTAAAACCATGAAGGAGAGTCCCCTATTTCTAATGGATTTGATAGAAAAAAGTATTGAAAATGAGGGAATTCCTGAATCTGATCTTCATGTCATGTATGACCAGTTTTTTGGAACCGGAATTGATATGTCATTTCCAAATCTCACTGTTGATTCTAAAGATCGTATTAAAGTCGAAGGAATGGGGATTTTTAAAGATGATAAATTGGCACTCAGGATTTCGGAAGAAGAAACCTTCCTATTAAAATTAATGACGGACACAAATAAAAGAGGGGTTTACAGTTTTAACCTCGACATGAATGGACACAAAGCAAATATTGGGGTCAGAACGATCAATGGAAAACATAAAATCAGAATCACCAGGGAAAATCTCAGGGACCAGGTAAATGTGAGCCTTAATTTAGATGTAGAGCTTGATGCTTTGCCTGAGTGGATTAATCCGGAAAAAGAAAAGGATCTTAAACTGTTTAAAAACTCCTTACAGAAATCCATTTCAAACGAGGCTGAATCACTCCTTAAGAAATTTCAAACAAATGGGGTAGATCCTTTAGGTATAGGAAGAAGGTATAAAGCCAATCACAGAAATTATTCTGAACTAAGTTTTTACGATCGAATTTATCCCAGTATGACATGTGATGTAACTACCAAAATTACAGTAAGGCAAACCGGGGTGGGAAAATAG
- a CDS encoding TetR/AcrR family transcriptional regulator, with protein MENRKKQIVDLAIKLIQQKGYVAFSYDDISKQLGVTKASIHYHFEKKEDLGVAVAERILLRLQESLMSIQNSPASAEEKLKQFIQQQAQRFECTEICPISSLQTDYESLPSAVQEKIGEVSRLELRVMKELVAEAQTENIINSSEDVHQVAVMILSSVKGALLYRRVLGNDVLTGVLNQLDRFLKKP; from the coding sequence ATGGAAAACAGAAAAAAACAAATTGTAGACTTAGCCATTAAATTGATCCAGCAAAAAGGGTATGTAGCCTTCAGCTATGATGACATTTCTAAACAGCTTGGGGTGACCAAAGCAAGCATTCACTATCACTTTGAGAAGAAGGAGGATTTAGGAGTCGCGGTTGCAGAACGCATTTTATTGAGACTGCAGGAATCTTTAATGTCAATTCAAAATTCGCCGGCTTCTGCTGAAGAGAAGCTGAAGCAGTTCATCCAGCAGCAGGCTCAAAGATTTGAGTGTACTGAAATTTGTCCTATTTCTTCGCTGCAGACAGATTATGAATCTTTGCCATCTGCAGTACAAGAAAAGATTGGAGAAGTCAGCAGACTGGAGCTCAGGGTAATGAAAGAATTAGTTGCAGAGGCACAAACTGAAAATATCATAAATAGCTCTGAAGATGTCCATCAAGTAGCGGTTATGATATTATCAAGTGTTAAAGGAGCATTATTATATAGACGTGTTCTGGGTAATGATGTATTAACCGGAGTACTAAATCAGTTGGATCGTTTCTTAAAAAAACCGTAG